One genomic segment of Bradyrhizobium diazoefficiens includes these proteins:
- a CDS encoding SMP-30/gluconolactonase/LRE family protein, whose protein sequence is MYLETPPRLIETKIFSAMPDKFRRKGVRTDWADANRPGVPTDSFIEGPSFDRDGHLYIVDIPFGRIFRIAPDGEWSLAIEYEGWPNGLKIAADGRILIADYMHGIMELDTKAGRIKPVLTARNSESFRGCNDLHLASNGDIYFTDQGQTGLHDASGRVYRLASNGRLDCLVDTGISPNGLVLDPSETVLFVAMTRDNAVWRLPFMKDGSVSKVGRFCSLFGTSGPDGMTMDARGRLFVGHASLGHVFVFAPNGELLARIKSCAGPNCTNVAIGGANKDRLYITESATGSVLVADISEL, encoded by the coding sequence ATGTACCTGGAAACGCCGCCGCGCCTGATCGAGACAAAGATCTTCTCCGCCATGCCCGACAAATTCCGCCGCAAGGGCGTGCGGACCGATTGGGCCGATGCCAACCGGCCGGGCGTGCCGACCGACAGCTTCATCGAAGGGCCGTCGTTCGACCGTGACGGCCATCTCTACATCGTCGACATTCCCTTCGGCCGTATCTTCCGCATCGCGCCTGATGGCGAATGGTCGCTCGCGATCGAGTATGAGGGCTGGCCGAACGGCCTGAAGATCGCGGCGGACGGCCGCATCCTGATTGCCGATTACATGCACGGCATCATGGAGCTCGATACCAAGGCTGGCCGCATCAAGCCTGTTCTCACCGCACGCAATTCGGAATCGTTCCGCGGTTGCAACGATCTGCATCTCGCCTCCAACGGCGACATCTATTTTACCGATCAGGGCCAGACCGGCCTGCATGACGCAAGCGGCCGCGTTTATCGCCTGGCGTCAAATGGCCGGCTCGATTGCCTTGTTGACACCGGCATCAGCCCGAACGGGCTGGTGCTCGACCCCAGCGAGACCGTGCTGTTCGTCGCCATGACACGCGACAATGCGGTGTGGCGGCTGCCGTTCATGAAGGACGGCAGCGTGTCCAAGGTCGGCCGCTTCTGCTCGCTGTTCGGCACCAGCGGTCCTGACGGCATGACCATGGATGCCAGGGGGCGTCTGTTCGTCGGCCACGCCTCGCTCGGCCATGTTTTCGTGTTCGCGCCGAACGGTGAGCTGCTCGCGCGAATCAAGTCTTGCGCGGGACCGAACTGCACCAATGTCGCGATCGGTGGCGCGAACAAGGATCGGCTCTATATCACGGAGTCGGCGACCGGCAGCGTGCTGGTCGCGGATATAAGTGAACTGTAG
- a CDS encoding Lrp/AsnC family transcriptional regulator, which produces MPELDAIDRKILSSLQTDSRLTMQELADKVGLSVSPCHRRVKLLEERGVISRYIATVDQKALGLHVSVFISIKLARQKEEDLNRFARAISKWDEVLECYLMTGNRDYLLRVVAADLASYETFLKTKLTRLDGIASIESSFALSQVKYSIALPV; this is translated from the coding sequence ATGCCCGAGCTCGACGCCATTGACCGCAAAATCCTCAGCTCTCTCCAGACCGACAGCCGGCTGACCATGCAGGAGCTCGCCGACAAGGTCGGGCTCTCGGTCTCGCCCTGCCACCGCCGGGTCAAGCTGCTGGAAGAGCGCGGCGTCATCAGCCGCTACATCGCCACCGTGGACCAGAAGGCGCTCGGTCTGCATGTCAGCGTCTTCATCTCGATCAAGCTGGCACGGCAGAAGGAGGAGGACCTCAACCGCTTCGCCCGCGCCATCTCGAAATGGGACGAGGTGCTGGAGTGCTATCTGATGACCGGCAACCGCGACTATCTGTTGCGCGTCGTCGCGGCGGACCTCGCTTCCTACGAAACCTTTCTCAAGACCAAGCTGACCCGGCTCGACGGCATCGCCTCGATCGAGTCGAGCTTTGCCCTGAGCCAGGTGAAGTATTCGATCGCGCTGCCGGTGTAG
- a CDS encoding zinc-binding dehydrogenase yields MRAAIFRNGEIVAGQMAEPKPGNGQVLVRTLACGICGSDLHARQHAPHMAEMARKTGRTPMDLSRDVVFGHEFCCEIVDYGPGTERKLKPGTHVCSLPALLMPEGIKGIGYSNDFVGGYAEQMILSEPLLLEVPNGLAPEHAALTEPLAVGVHAVAKANIQGGEVPLVIGCGPVGLAVIAALKLKGLHPIVAADYSPARRALAGKFGADIVVDPRVSQPYATWAEHAQMSEAEKAARPPLQAMLPALKPAIIFECVGVPGLLQQVFEGAPRDARIVVVGVCMESDGYEPMLGIVKELNVQYVLGYTPDEFAASLRLIAEGQVDAAAMMTAAVGIDGVAKAFADLANPETHTKIIVQPWR; encoded by the coding sequence ATGCGCGCTGCCATTTTCAGAAACGGCGAGATTGTCGCTGGCCAGATGGCCGAGCCGAAGCCGGGCAACGGCCAGGTGCTGGTCAGGACGCTCGCCTGCGGCATCTGCGGCTCCGACCTGCATGCGCGCCAGCACGCTCCCCACATGGCGGAGATGGCAAGGAAGACCGGGCGCACGCCGATGGATCTGTCGCGCGACGTCGTGTTCGGTCACGAATTCTGTTGCGAGATCGTCGACTACGGCCCCGGCACTGAACGCAAGCTCAAACCGGGGACGCATGTCTGTTCGCTGCCCGCGCTGCTGATGCCGGAGGGCATCAAGGGCATTGGCTATTCCAACGACTTTGTCGGCGGCTATGCGGAGCAGATGATTTTGAGCGAGCCGCTGCTGCTCGAAGTGCCCAATGGTCTCGCGCCGGAACATGCCGCGCTGACCGAGCCGCTCGCGGTGGGCGTGCATGCTGTCGCAAAGGCCAATATCCAGGGCGGTGAGGTGCCGCTCGTGATCGGCTGCGGCCCGGTCGGGCTCGCGGTGATCGCGGCGCTGAAGCTCAAAGGCTTGCATCCGATCGTCGCTGCGGACTATTCGCCGGCGCGGCGCGCGCTTGCCGGAAAGTTTGGTGCCGATATCGTCGTCGATCCCAGGGTCTCGCAGCCCTATGCGACCTGGGCCGAGCACGCGCAGATGTCGGAGGCTGAGAAGGCCGCGCGCCCGCCGCTCCAGGCGATGCTCCCCGCGCTGAAGCCCGCCATCATCTTCGAATGCGTCGGCGTGCCCGGCCTGCTCCAGCAGGTGTTCGAGGGCGCCCCGCGCGATGCGCGCATCGTCGTGGTCGGCGTCTGCATGGAGAGCGACGGATACGAGCCTATGCTCGGCATCGTGAAGGAGCTCAACGTTCAGTACGTGCTCGGCTATACGCCGGACGAGTTTGCGGCCTCGCTGCGCCTGATCGCGGAGGGACAGGTCGATGCAGCCGCGATGATGACGGCGGCAGTGGGCATCGATGGGGTAGCAAAGGCGTTTGCCGATCTCGCCAACCCTGAAACCCACACCAAGATCATCGTGCAGCCGTGGAGATGA
- a CDS encoding aldo/keto reductase — protein sequence MTTKPFSRTGASVSVIGQGTWYLDHGDRTRAIAALQRGLDLGMTHIDTAEMYGDAELVIADAIAGRRDDVFLVSKVLPSNASRRGTVTACERSLKRLKTDRLDCYLLHWRGSYPLEDTVAAFEELVKAGKIKSWGVSNFDADDLDDILDVAGEGSIACNQVLYHLKQRAIEHAVIPWCEQHGLAVVAYSPFGHDDFPDARSKGGAVLARIAEARRATPRQVALSFLTRATTVFAIPKASSAEHAGENAAAGDLALTKEEISALDAAFPRGPKPRSLPML from the coding sequence ATGACCACAAAACCCTTCAGTAGAACCGGCGCCAGCGTCTCCGTCATCGGGCAGGGCACCTGGTATCTCGACCACGGCGACCGTACGCGCGCGATCGCAGCGCTTCAGCGCGGGCTCGATCTCGGCATGACCCATATCGACACCGCCGAGATGTATGGCGATGCCGAGCTCGTCATCGCCGATGCGATCGCGGGTCGCCGCGACGACGTGTTCCTCGTGTCAAAAGTGCTGCCGAGCAACGCCTCGCGCCGCGGCACCGTCACCGCCTGCGAGCGCTCGTTGAAGCGGCTGAAGACCGATCGCCTCGACTGCTATCTTCTGCATTGGCGCGGGTCCTATCCGCTGGAAGACACCGTTGCCGCGTTCGAGGAACTGGTGAAGGCGGGCAAGATCAAATCCTGGGGCGTCTCCAATTTCGACGCCGACGATCTCGACGACATTCTCGACGTCGCCGGCGAAGGCAGCATTGCCTGCAATCAGGTGCTCTATCACCTCAAGCAGCGCGCGATCGAGCATGCGGTGATCCCGTGGTGCGAGCAGCATGGCCTCGCAGTCGTCGCCTATTCGCCGTTCGGCCACGACGATTTTCCGGACGCGCGCAGCAAGGGCGGTGCGGTGCTGGCGCGGATCGCGGAAGCGCGTCGTGCGACGCCGCGTCAGGTCGCGCTGAGCTTCCTCACCCGTGCGACTACGGTGTTCGCGATCCCTAAGGCGTCGTCGGCGGAACATGCCGGCGAAAATGCGGCCGCCGGCGATCTCGCGCTGACGAAAGAGGAGATTTCCGCGCTCGATGCGGCGTTTCCGCGCGGTCCGAAGCCGCGTAGCCTGCCCATGCTGTAA
- a CDS encoding DMT family transporter → MPAMPEKKQQARRAPARVDHPFKGIALVLLSTVFLGCSDVTAKYLSSSLPSIEITWIRFVTFALMFTPVMLPGSPLHAMHTERLGLQLMRGAALLGSSLFFISGLRFLPIAEASATGFVSPLFVTALSIIFLSEKVGMRRWIATAIGLIGVMIILRPGSNAFHAAAFFPIVSAFCWAAALILTRMMSGREAVLTTMAYSALTGVAILSLMVPFVWVTPSWTGIGLGIVIGVASTVGQWIIVLAYRYGDASVLAPFSYTQLLWVSILGFFLFGEVPDVWTVTGAAFIVASGLYIAHRERIRRAQLLVLEERSPNP, encoded by the coding sequence ATGCCTGCCATGCCGGAGAAGAAGCAGCAGGCTCGCCGCGCGCCTGCGCGCGTCGATCATCCCTTCAAGGGCATCGCGCTGGTGCTGCTGTCGACGGTGTTTCTCGGCTGCTCCGACGTTACCGCGAAATATCTGTCGTCGAGCCTGCCCTCGATCGAGATCACCTGGATCCGCTTCGTCACCTTCGCGCTGATGTTCACGCCGGTGATGCTGCCGGGCTCGCCGCTGCATGCGATGCACACCGAGCGGCTCGGCCTGCAATTGATGCGCGGCGCGGCGCTGCTCGGCTCCTCGCTGTTCTTCATCTCCGGCCTGCGCTTCCTTCCGATCGCGGAAGCCTCCGCCACCGGGTTCGTCTCGCCGTTGTTTGTCACCGCGCTCTCGATCATCTTCCTGAGCGAAAAGGTCGGCATGCGCCGCTGGATCGCCACCGCGATCGGCCTGATCGGCGTGATGATCATCCTGCGTCCGGGCTCGAACGCGTTTCACGCCGCCGCGTTCTTCCCGATCGTCTCGGCATTCTGCTGGGCCGCCGCGCTGATCCTGACGCGGATGATGAGCGGGCGCGAAGCCGTACTCACCACTATGGCCTATTCCGCGCTCACCGGCGTTGCGATCCTCAGCCTGATGGTGCCGTTCGTCTGGGTGACACCGAGCTGGACGGGAATCGGGCTCGGCATCGTGATCGGCGTTGCCTCCACCGTCGGCCAGTGGATCATCGTGCTGGCTTATCGCTACGGCGATGCCTCGGTGCTGGCGCCGTTCTCCTACACCCAGCTGCTCTGGGTCAGCATTTTGGGCTTCTTCCTGTTCGGCGAGGTCCCTGACGTCTGGACCGTCACCGGTGCGGCCTTCATCGTTGCCAGCGGTCTGTACATCGCCCATCGCGAGCGCATCCGCCGCGCCCAGCTGCTGGTGCTGGAAGAGCGTTCTCCGAACCCCTGA
- a CDS encoding transketolase: MPVDSTRLDMLTALSRKALWLSSWTIHHANHIRPNADGLKVGGHQASSASLATIMSALYFSVLRPEDRVAVKPHASPVFHAIQYLFGRQSRDKLENFRGFKGAQSYPSRTKDVDDVDFSTGSVGLGVAQTLFASLVQDYVKAHGWMKDRREGRMIALVGDAEMDEGNIFEALAEGWKHGLRNTWWVVDYNRQSLDAVVREGLWEKFETMFRNFGWDVVIVKYGRLMREAFAEPGGEALKEWIDNCPNALYAALCFQGGAAFRKHLHDEIGDQGPITKLIDRRSDEELLALMSNLGGHDMASMLEAFESIDHDRPVCFIAYTIKGVGLPFQGHKDNHAGLMTVAQMEKYRESQNIRPGHEWDKYEGLTQSAAELDAFLARVPFNQDGRRFTAPVVEVPQQLAFKPSAQMSTQQGFGLVLNEIARSDSELAKRIVTTSPDVTVSTNLGPWVNRRGLFARAEKADLFRSEKIPSTYNWDASPKGQHLELGIAEMNLFIMLSALGLSHQINGERLLPVGTLYDPFIERGLDALNYACYQDARFMVAATPSGISLAPEGGAHQSIATPLIGMAQDGLASFEPAFVDELAVIMGWGFQHMQREPGEGGSVYLRLSTRSIEQAQRIVTPDLQQGITDGAYWLRKPGPNAEVVIAYTGAIAPEAIEATGFIGESRRDIGLLAITSADRLHAGWTAARKLRRDRRGVQHLSHIEKLLAPLPRDCGIVTVIDGHPSALGWLGSVRGHRVEALGVEQFGQTGSIADLYRHYGIDANAIIDAAESLTTGAPVLHRKMAV, translated from the coding sequence ATGCCCGTTGATTCCACGCGTCTCGACATGTTGACAGCCCTGAGCCGCAAGGCGCTGTGGCTGTCGTCGTGGACCATCCATCACGCCAACCACATCCGCCCCAACGCGGACGGCCTCAAGGTCGGCGGCCATCAGGCCTCGTCCGCCTCGCTGGCGACTATCATGTCGGCGCTGTATTTTAGCGTGCTGAGACCTGAGGATCGCGTCGCGGTGAAGCCGCATGCGAGCCCGGTGTTCCACGCCATCCAGTATCTGTTCGGCCGGCAGAGTCGCGACAAGCTGGAGAACTTTCGCGGCTTCAAGGGCGCGCAGTCCTATCCCTCGCGCACCAAGGACGTCGACGACGTCGATTTCTCGACCGGCTCCGTTGGCCTCGGCGTCGCGCAGACGCTGTTCGCCTCGCTGGTGCAGGACTACGTCAAGGCGCATGGCTGGATGAAGGACCGGCGTGAAGGGCGGATGATTGCCCTCGTCGGCGATGCCGAGATGGATGAGGGCAACATTTTCGAAGCGCTCGCCGAGGGCTGGAAGCACGGGCTGCGCAACACCTGGTGGGTGGTCGACTACAACAGGCAGTCGCTCGACGCCGTCGTCCGTGAAGGGCTCTGGGAAAAGTTCGAGACCATGTTCCGCAATTTCGGCTGGGACGTGGTGATCGTGAAATACGGCCGGCTGATGCGCGAGGCCTTTGCCGAACCCGGCGGCGAGGCGCTGAAAGAGTGGATCGACAATTGCCCGAACGCGCTCTACGCCGCGCTGTGCTTCCAGGGCGGCGCCGCCTTCAGAAAACATCTGCATGACGAGATCGGCGACCAGGGGCCGATCACCAAGCTGATCGATCGCCGCAGCGACGAGGAACTGCTCGCACTGATGTCAAACCTCGGCGGCCACGACATGGCCAGCATGCTCGAGGCGTTCGAATCCATCGATCACGATCGCCCGGTCTGCTTCATCGCCTACACCATCAAGGGCGTCGGCCTGCCGTTCCAGGGTCACAAGGACAATCATGCCGGCCTAATGACCGTCGCGCAGATGGAGAAATATCGCGAGAGCCAGAACATCCGCCCGGGCCACGAATGGGACAAGTACGAAGGCCTGACGCAAAGCGCTGCAGAACTCGACGCATTCCTCGCGCGCGTGCCGTTCAATCAGGACGGCCGCCGGTTCACCGCGCCCGTCGTCGAGGTGCCGCAGCAGCTCGCATTCAAGCCGTCGGCGCAGATGTCGACCCAACAAGGTTTCGGTCTCGTGCTGAACGAGATCGCGCGCAGCGACAGCGAACTCGCAAAACGCATCGTCACGACCTCGCCCGACGTCACCGTCTCGACCAATCTCGGCCCCTGGGTGAACCGCCGCGGCCTGTTCGCGCGTGCCGAGAAGGCGGACCTATTCCGCAGCGAGAAAATTCCCTCGACTTACAACTGGGACGCCTCGCCCAAGGGACAGCACCTCGAGCTCGGCATCGCCGAGATGAACCTGTTCATCATGCTCTCGGCACTCGGCCTGTCGCACCAGATCAACGGCGAGCGGCTGCTGCCGGTCGGCACGCTCTACGATCCCTTTATCGAGCGCGGTCTCGATGCACTGAACTATGCCTGCTACCAGGATGCGCGCTTCATGGTGGCGGCGACACCGTCCGGCATCTCGCTCGCGCCGGAAGGCGGCGCGCACCAGTCGATCGCAACGCCGCTGATCGGCATGGCGCAGGACGGGCTCGCCTCGTTCGAGCCGGCCTTCGTCGACGAGCTCGCCGTGATCATGGGTTGGGGATTCCAGCACATGCAGCGCGAGCCGGGCGAGGGCGGTTCGGTTTACTTAAGACTCTCGACGCGCAGCATCGAGCAGGCGCAGCGCATCGTGACACCGGACCTGCAGCAGGGCATCACCGACGGCGCCTATTGGCTGCGCAAGCCGGGCCCGAATGCCGAAGTCGTGATCGCCTATACCGGCGCGATTGCGCCGGAAGCGATCGAGGCGACCGGCTTCATCGGCGAGAGCCGCCGCGACATCGGCCTGCTCGCGATCACCTCGGCTGACCGCTTGCATGCGGGCTGGACCGCCGCGCGAAAATTGCGGCGCGACCGGCGCGGCGTGCAGCACCTCAGCCACATCGAAAAGCTGCTGGCGCCGCTGCCGCGCGACTGCGGCATCGTGACCGTGATCGACGGCCATCCGTCTGCGCTCGGCTGGCTCGGCAGCGTCCGCGGCCATCGCGTCGAGGCGCTCGGCGTCGAGCAGTTCGGCCAGACCGGCAGCATCGCCGACCTCTACCGCCACTACGGCATCGATGCGAATGCGATCATCGATGCGGCCGAAAGCCTCACCACGGGCGCGCCGGTGCTGCATCGGAAGATGGCGGTGTAG
- a CDS encoding methyl-accepting chemotaxis protein, producing MGATGVLMVGVIYLAGRQIEDRSRAVADRFTQLESQTARLSESLLQGREIATGFLQKPTEKKVAAHEETLRAATSHLTAVEDIAGALPDGDPLRQALSFRPVISSYATRFSNVVAAQKLVGFNENDGLQDKLRAAVHSVESKLRTFDQPRLSVLMLMMRRHEKDFMLRGDEKYGDELTKRVGEFLIELAKADLPDDAKAEIKKLIDSYKTSFLTFMAGQSTLAEEAEDLAQIYDRLRPNLEAVRNAAGKRLDAVRDELLVVQRYVVWSIGITVVIMIAVAFWFGRRLTAPLTRMVQAMEHLASGDLDRPIEQIDRRDEIGKISASLSVFHHKLLENRQLTDAREQAKHDAEAQRKQAMLEIADRFEAAVGSIVNAVTAASSEIELAADGLTRTAEGTNALSANVAAASGQSSASVQTAAAACDEMVSSVGDVGRRVTQSHQVALAAVEQANRTNLQIEALSQTADRIGEVVRMISEVAGQTNLLALNATIEAARAGEAGRGFAVVASEVKALASQTAKATDEISRQVAQIQSATKQSVDAIKEIGGTIESMAEIASSIASSVEVQGVAAQEIARNVQQAALGASEVSTSVDDVRRGASETGAAAGQVHGAALALLDESKRLGSEVEQFLATVRAA from the coding sequence TTGGGCGCGACTGGCGTCCTTATGGTGGGCGTGATCTATCTCGCCGGACGGCAGATCGAGGACCGGAGCCGCGCTGTCGCTGATCGCTTCACGCAGCTCGAATCCCAGACGGCACGCCTGTCCGAGAGCCTGCTGCAGGGGCGCGAGATCGCCACCGGCTTCCTGCAGAAGCCAACCGAGAAGAAGGTCGCCGCGCATGAGGAAACCCTGCGTGCTGCGACCTCCCATCTGACCGCCGTCGAGGACATCGCCGGCGCTCTTCCCGACGGCGATCCGCTGCGCCAGGCGCTGTCGTTCCGTCCGGTGATCAGCAGCTATGCCACCCGCTTCTCCAACGTCGTCGCAGCGCAGAAGCTCGTCGGCTTCAACGAGAATGACGGGCTCCAGGACAAATTGCGCGCGGCGGTGCACTCGGTCGAGAGCAAGCTTAGGACGTTCGACCAGCCGAGGCTTTCCGTCCTGATGCTGATGATGCGGCGGCATGAAAAGGACTTCATGCTGCGTGGCGACGAGAAATACGGAGACGAGCTGACCAAGCGGGTCGGAGAATTCCTTATCGAGCTTGCCAAAGCCGACCTGCCTGATGACGCCAAGGCGGAAATCAAGAAGCTGATCGACAGCTACAAGACCAGCTTCCTCACCTTCATGGCGGGCCAGAGCACGCTGGCCGAGGAGGCCGAGGATCTGGCGCAGATCTATGACCGGCTGCGCCCCAATCTCGAAGCTGTCAGGAACGCGGCCGGCAAGCGCCTCGATGCCGTCAGGGACGAGCTTCTGGTCGTGCAGCGCTACGTGGTGTGGTCCATCGGCATCACTGTCGTCATCATGATCGCAGTCGCGTTCTGGTTCGGACGCAGGCTCACGGCGCCGCTGACCCGCATGGTGCAGGCCATGGAGCATCTGGCGAGCGGCGACCTCGACCGTCCGATCGAGCAGATCGACCGCCGCGACGAGATCGGTAAGATCTCGGCCTCGCTCTCCGTGTTCCACCACAAGCTGCTCGAGAACCGGCAATTGACCGACGCCCGCGAGCAGGCCAAGCACGATGCGGAGGCTCAGCGCAAGCAGGCCATGCTCGAGATCGCCGACCGTTTCGAGGCGGCGGTCGGCAGCATCGTGAATGCCGTCACCGCGGCTTCCTCGGAGATCGAACTCGCCGCTGACGGATTGACCCGCACGGCGGAGGGGACGAACGCATTGTCGGCGAACGTTGCCGCAGCTTCAGGGCAGTCCTCGGCGAGCGTTCAGACGGCGGCGGCCGCGTGCGATGAAATGGTCTCGTCCGTCGGCGACGTCGGCCGGCGGGTCACGCAATCGCATCAGGTTGCGCTTGCTGCGGTCGAGCAGGCGAACCGGACCAATCTCCAGATCGAAGCGCTCTCGCAGACCGCCGACCGGATCGGCGAGGTCGTCCGGATGATCTCGGAGGTGGCCGGGCAGACCAATCTGCTGGCGCTCAACGCCACGATCGAGGCGGCGCGGGCCGGCGAGGCCGGCAGAGGCTTTGCCGTCGTCGCCTCCGAAGTCAAGGCGCTCGCCAGTCAGACTGCGAAGGCGACGGATGAGATCAGTCGTCAGGTCGCACAGATCCAGTCCGCCACGAAGCAATCGGTCGACGCCATCAAGGAGATCGGCGGCACGATCGAATCCATGGCGGAGATCGCATCGTCGATCGCGAGCTCGGTCGAGGTGCAAGGCGTCGCCGCGCAGGAGATCGCGCGCAACGTCCAGCAGGCAGCGCTAGGCGCGTCCGAAGTATCGACCAGCGTCGACGATGTCCGGCGCGGCGCATCGGAAACGGGGGCCGCCGCCGGCCAGGTCCATGGCGCGGCGCTCGCGCTGCTCGACGAAAGCAAGCGCCTGGGCAGCGAGGTCGAGCAGTTCCTGGCCACCGTCCGCGCGGCTTGA